The genomic segment ATCCGATCTCGAGGACGCGCTTATGTGAAAAATCCGCAAATTCATGCAGATATTTTTTCTCGTTGCCTTCGACATCTTTTTGGATCGTCATTGAGTAACTCGCATTGCGCAGAACGTCCCGCAGGTTTCTTGCATGAACAGAGTCCTGCAAGAAAACCTGCGGGACGGTCTGTACTATCATTGATTGAGTTGTTTCATCCGCTTCACAGACGCGGCGACCAGGTCTTTCAAAACTTTTTTATCCACATCGTCTAACTTCTTGATGTACAAACATCCGACGCTGGTGGTGAATTTGCCGAGTTTCTTGAGCAGGTCTTTGTGCGTGTCGAATCCGCCCATGAGATAGAGCGTGAGATTTTGTTTGCGCGGCGAAAAACCTGTGAGCATCCAATCGCCTTCGCGCCCGCTTTTGCTTTTGTAGTGATAACTGCCGAAGCCGACGATGCTCGACCCCCACATCTTTGGCTCTTCTTTCGTGACCTGCTTCATCAATTTTAGAATCTCGAAAGAGTCTGTTCGTTTTTGCTCATCATCCACCTTGTTCAAAAATGCCGTCACGCTCGCCTTGTTGACTTTGGTTTTCAATTCAGCCTTCGCCATGTCAGCCTCCGATCAACTAACAAGATTGAACTACTTTAAATATCAATCATGAATATGCCAAACATACAACCATGTCACCCTGAGGGAGCCCTTCGATAAACTCAGGGTAAACTCCGCGACCGAAGGGTCTCGGATGAGTCTCTCAGAGATGCTTCGGGGCAAAAACCGCCCCTTAGCATGACATGAAATTGTTATCCACTATTCACATTACTTCAACGCCTTCGATGCTTGGTATGTTTTGGTGATCAACTCTTTTAGCGTTTTCATATCCACGTCGCTCAATTTTTTGATATACAGGCACACCTTGCTTGTGGTATGTTTGCCAAGTTTTTCGAGCAGTGGTTTTTCGTAATCGTTCCCCATCAGAAGATACAGCGTGATGTACTGCTTGCGCGGAGAAAAAGCGATCAACGGCATGTCGCCTTCGCGTCCGCTCTCGTACTTGTAATGCAACGACCCAAACCCGATGATGCTTGGTCCCCACATTTTCGGTTTTTCTTTCGAGACCTGTTGCATGATCTTCACCAACTCGAAAGAGTCGTTTCGCTTTTGCTCACTCTCAACCTTATTTAAAAACGCCGTTACGCTTGCCTTATTGACTTTGGTTTTTATATCCGCATTCTTCGCCATATCAGCCTCCGATTCAGTTAATCCATGCAAGCCAAACGCAATTCTCTGATCCTGCTGCGCCATCAATCAGGTTACTTAACCGCCAATTACCAATTACCAATTACCAATTACCAATTACCAATTACCAATTACACTATCTCTCAATCTCTAGTCTCCAGTCTCCAATCTCTTTTCTCAATTCTCCAGTCTCTATTCTCTAATTCTCCAATCCTCTAATTCTCTCCCCTCACCCCGTCCCAAACTGCCGATCCCCCGCGTCTCCCAGCCCTGGCACGATATACGCGCGCTCATTGAGGTGACTGTCAATTGCGCCGATGTGGATGTCAATATCGGGATGCTTATCCTGCATCGCCTTGATTCCCTCAGGCGCGGCGATGAGACCCACAAATTTAATTTTCTTCACGCCCCATTTTTTTAACACGTCTGCCGTTGCTGTTGCCGAACCGCCTGTAGCAAGCATGGGATCAAGAATCAAACAGACAGAAACGGTCGGTTCGGTGGGGAGTTTGTTGTAATACTCGACGGGTCGCAGTGTATGTTCATCGCGATACAAGCCGATGTGCCAGACTTCGGCAACAGGCATAAGTTCCCATATCCCTTCCACCATACCAAGTCCCGCGCGCAAAATGGGCACGAGTCCGATCTTCTCTTTCAACTCGGAGCCTGTCATTTTGGCTAGCGGAGTTTCGAATTCGCGCGGCGCTACAGCCAAATCGGCGGTGGCTTCGTATGCCAGGAGCGCGGCGATCTCGCGCACCAGTTCGCGGAATTTCTTAGGCTCGGTGATTTTGTCGCGCAGGCGCGAAAGTTTATGCGCGACCAGCGGATGATTGGATGCGTATACATTGGACATTGTATTCTCCTCGAGATTGAATGTTTCGATTATAGCCCCGTTTAATCAAAATCATTCTTTGCTAAAGATTACACGGATTTTCATGAATGTATTTTATTGTTCTTTTGTCAATTAATCGAGTAATAAATTGAACCACTCCCGAAACACATTGGGACATGTGAGATACGGAGACACTGAGCAAAGCCAATTAAAATCTCCGTGACTCAGTGTCTCAGTGGTTCAAAACGAAAAGGCAGGGTCGCTCGGTTAAATTCTTAATCTACAAGAAATCCGTGCGAAGTCGTGTAATCCGTGACTAGGGTTTGCCGAGATTTTGGTGCAATTGAACTGCGTCAACGTAGCCGCAGATCACTCCGTGCCTGCTTGCAGACCGAGCGTTTTCTCGGCGCCGCTAAAGAATAGGCTTCGGAACATACTCGTCACCTCTTCGGGAGAATGACGCATGTCTTCCTTGATCCACCAACTCACCACGCTGAGTAACGCTCCGCTGAAAAATGCCGCAAAGAATTCGATCGGCACCTCGAAGAGGAGGGGGATCGGGTCAGACTTCATCTTGTTCTCGACAAACCTGACAATCGCCTCCGTGCTGACTTTGCGAATGCGCTCGACGATCTTGCTCGCGTTGGCGCTCTTCAAAAGCAAGTAATAAAGTTCGGAGTGATCGTGAACGTGTTGAAACACCAGCAGGAGGGGCTGGAGCGGCTTGTTTTTTCCGCTGTCTTTTGTTGAAGCGGGCACCCATGCGGAAAATGGGACTTCTGACAGAACCTGCGCCTGATCGTAGATCGTCTCGCTGAACTCTTCCAACAGCAGGTCTTCCTTATCTTTGTAATGCAGGTAGAACGTGGCGCGTCCCACATTGGCGCGCTCCGTGATCTCCTCGATGGAGATATCATCGTAGTTTTTTTCTTTGATGAGTTCAAGCAGAGCGGCTCGCAAAGATTGGAGCGTGCGTTGCACGCGGCGATCCGTTTTTGTTTTCGATGTGGAGTTCAACATTGGCAGCCTTTCTTAGTCTTGACACCAATAGTCTATTGCATATAATAGACACTGTTTATTATCAAACAGTGTCTGGAATATACTATACTTTTCCCGAAAAATAAAGGAAAGGACTAACGCAGTTGGCGGGCAGTTGTACTGCCGCCACCGCAGTGCAACTACGGCGCAACAGGTTCAACTGAGTAAGTCCTAAAGGATTTTGAAAGTCGTGTCATCGGTTCGGCAATCTCCGGTTGAAAGCAAAGTCGCATCCTCCCTGATCGAACTGCGCGACGTGGTGAAGACCTACGCCACCGCGGCGGGCGATTTCACCGCGCTCAAAGGCGTCAACATGAACATCGGCGCGGGCGAGTTCGTTGGTATCGTCGGCAAATCGGGCGCGGGCAAATCCACACTGCTCAACATGATCACAGGTGTGGATCATCTCAGCGAGGGCGAAGTCATCATTCACTCAAACGGTTCGCCTGTTTCGGTGCACAAGAAAAAAGAAGACGAGATCGCGTTATGGCGCGGGCATACGATGGGCGTTGTGTTTCAGTCGTTTCAACTTTTGCCGATGCTCACGCTCGTCGAAAACATCACCCTGCCTATGGACTTGTGCGGCAACTTCAGTCCGAAACAATCGCGTCAACGTGCGCTCGAGTTGTTGCGCCTCGTCGAGATCGAAGAACATGCCGAAAAACTTCCCGCGCTCATTTCGGGCGGACAGCAACAACGCGTCGCCATTGCGCGCGCGCTGGCGAACGATCCGCCCATCATCATCGCGGACGAGCCGACGGGCAGTCTCGACTCGGTCACTGCCGATCACATCTTCGAACTCTTCGCGCGTCTCGTCGCCGATCAAGGCAAAACGATCGTGATGGTCACGCACGACGAGTCGTTGTCAACGCGATTCACGCGCGCGCTCCAGATCGCGGATGGGGAGTTGATCTCTCGCCCTGAGCGGAGCGGAGCGCAGTCGAAGGGCGATAACGATGCGGATTTGAATCCCAAAAAATCTTGGTGGAGGCGGAAGTGAGTCCGCGTCGCGCCAAGGGGAAGTCTGGTTCTAACCCTCATGCGATGTCATCGCCTGAGGCGATGATCGATATGCACGGGGTCGTCAAGCGATTCAAAAACGCGGCGGGCGAGTTCACCGTGCTCAAAGGCGTTGACCTGACCATCAATCGCGGCGAGTTTGTTTCGATCGTTGGGAAATCGGGGAGCGGAAAATCTACACTGCTCAACATGATCACAGGCATTGACCATCCGACGGATGGCAAGGTGGTGATCGGCGGCACGGACATTTACACGGGCGTGAGCGAAAGCCAGCGCTCGAAATGGCGCGGACGCAATTTGGGAATCGTGTTTCAGTTTTTTCAATTGCTTCCGATGCTCACATTGCTTGAGAATGCGATGTTGCCGATGGATTACGCCGACATGTACGACTTCGATGAACGACCCGCGCGCGCGATGGACATGTTGAAGTTGGTTGGGCTGGAAGAGTTTGCGAATAAATTGCCTATGCTGGTTTCAACGGGACAACAACAACTCGCCGCCATTGCGCGCGCGTTGGCATGTGATCCGCCGTTGTTGGTTGCAGATGAACCGACGGGTAACCTCGATACAAAATCAGCCAACATCATCATTGACTTGTTCGAAGAGTTGGCGCGGCGCGGCAAGACCGTGTTGATGGTGACGCACGATCCGTCGCTCACGTCGCGCACCACGCGCAACATCATCATCGCCGACGGTGAACTCATCAACGAGACGATTGCCAAATCCCTGCCGTGGCTGAGACATCGTCACATGATGGAGTTCACCAAACTCGCCGAAGAGCGGACGTATCAGCCGAAAGCCACGATCATCTCGCGCGAGGAGCCAATCGAAAATTTCTTTATGATCCGCAAAGGCGAAGTGGAAGTGGTGTTACACGACCGCAAGAACGGAGAGAACGTCATCTCGCGTTTGAAGCCTGGCGAATTTTTTGGCGAGATCGAACTCTTGCGCGGAGGCAAAGCGATTGCGAATGTCCGCGCAAGCGAGGAAGAACCCGTTGAAGTTTTGACGATAAAGCGCGAAGATTTCAAGCGCGTGATGGACGTGTCGCCAAGAACCGCCGACGCGGTTGGCAAGATCGTGCAGGAGCGCCTCGAGGTCCATCGCGCCGCAGACAGCCGCAAAGGCGGGCTGTTCTCGTTGTTTAAGAGGAAGTAAAGATTTTCTGAGTAACCATAATCGCCCGATGTCGTAGTAGCGACTTCAGTCGCTTTTTCGCCGCAATCAAACGACTGAAGTCGTTACTACGGTAAAACAATTCATGTTACTCACCTTGATCGGTGGTCGAGTAGTCCCGCGTGTGCTGAGCGGAGCGATAGCGAAGACGAAGCATCGCGGGACGTATCGAGACCACAAGTACGCGAACAAACTTTTGTAACAGAAATATTTTACGGCGTGGTGGTCTCGATACGCCCTTCGCTATCGCTTCGGGCTACTCGACCACCGTACATAAAAAATCGTAAATCTGAAATCGTAAATCAAAAATCGTATGAAACCTCGTTGGCGAAAAGTTCTGCATGACCTCATAGATAACAAAGCCCGCACACTGCTGGTGGTATTTTCCATTGCGGTGGGCGTGTTTTCGATTGGCGTGATCGCGGGCGCGTATCAGATCATCTCGCAGGATATGGGCGTGTCGTATGCGGCGAACGTGCCAGCCAACATCGAACTGCGGATGACGAACTTCAACGAAGACGTTCTCGATTCCATTCTCAACCAGCCGAACGTGAAAGATGCCGAGGCGCGGCGCGTGTTCAACATGCGCGTGCGCGTGCCAGGCACCGAAAAATGGGTGACGCTCGACATGAACGCGTTCGAGAGTTTTGAAGATAACAGCATCAACTTGTTGACCCCGCTCGAGGGCGCGTCCATCCCAGCAAAGCGCAAAGTACTGCTCGAACAAAAAGCGTTGACCAACCTCGATGTGAACGTGGGCGACCTGCTCGAATTTCAACTCCCCGACGGTTCGATAAAAACTTTGCCAGTGACTGGAATTGTGCAAGACACCGCCTCCGCCGCAGGGGACTTCCTCGCCTCGCCGTTCGGATACGTCACCATGGATACGCTTCCATACCTCGGTCAGCCTGAGTCGTTCAACCGAGCCTTGGTCACCGTGACGGGTGACGGCGACGACATTGCCTACGTCCGCGAGGTGGGCGCGGCATTGAAGGAGAAACTCGAAAACAACGGACAACTTGTCGTCCGTTCGCGGTTTTCCGAATCGCATAAACATCCGCTGGCAGATACGATCAACGCGGTGCTCGGCATCCTGTTGGCGTTGGGAATTTTGATCGTATTCCTCTCCAGTTCGTTGATCGCCAACACGTTGAGCGCGTTGTTGAACCAACACTTGCGGCACATCGGCGTGATCAAGCTCGTGGGCGGACAGCGCAATCAAGTCTTCGTGATGTACATTACGCTCATCATGGCGTTCGGAGTCATCGCGTTGCTGATCGCGGTCCCGTTCGGCGGCGCGGGCGCGTATGGTCTGGCGGAATTCATCGCCAACGAACTGAATTTCAATTTGCTCGGCTATCGCATCGTGCCGCTGGCGTTCCTGATTCAAATCCTCGTCGGCTTGTTTGTTCCGCTCATTGCGGGGCTCGCGCCTGTGGTCAACGGATCGCGTATCACGGTGTTGCGCGCTCTCAGCGGTGGGTTGGCTGACGACGAGCGACCAGCCCGAAGCGGCGAAGAGAAGCGTCTGTCGCGGCTGGATTGGATCCAAGTCAAGGCGACGCGTCTGCTTGCCGCGCGCGGAATCCACATCCCGCGTCCGTTCGTCATATCACTGCGCAACACATTCCGAAGAAAGAGTCGGCTCATGCTGACGTTGTTCACGCTGACGATGGGCGGCGCGATCTTCATCGCGGTCTTCAATGTGCGCGTGTCGTTGCACGAGTACATCGGGCAGATCAGCAAATATTTTTCCGCCGATGTTTCGCTGGATTTCGATGAGCCGTATCGTTTGCGAGAGATCGAACAAATTGCGATGAAGGTGAACGGCGTGGAGCGCGTGGAGGGTTGGCAGTTCGTGAGCGGTGAACTGCTCGACGCGAATGGGGACGTGATGGAGAATCTCAACATGTTCGGTCCGCCCGCGGACAGCGGACTCGTCCAGCCGAATCTTTTGGATGGGCGTTGGATCCGCGCGGACGATGTGAAGAAACTTGCCATCAGCGAAAGCGCGCGTAAATATTTTCCGAATCTCAATGTCGGCGATCAGGTGCATCTCAAGATCGAAGGGCGTGAAGAACTGTGGGAAGTGATCGGCATTTTTCAATTCATGGATCGCGAGGGCGTGCTGGCGTACGCGCCGTACGAATATGTTTCGCAGATGAACGATCTTGCGAACCGCTCGTATTCATTCAGGCTCGAAACGGAAGAACACAGCCGCGCCTACCAAGACGCCAAAGCCGAAGAGTTGGATAAATTCTTCCGCGATCAAGGTTTCAAAGTCCGCGTGGCAGAGTCGGGACGCGCGTCGTTGGATACGGCGGTGGAGAGTCTCGACACGCTCGTCGTGTTCCTGCTCATCATGGCGATCCTCACCGCCATCGTCGGCTCAATGGGACTCACAGGCACGATGGGCATGAATGTCCTCGAACGCACGCGCGAGATCGGCATCATGCGCGCCATCGGCGCAGACGATCGCGCCGTAATGCGGACGGTCATCGCCGAGGGCATCGTGATCGGCATGATGTCGTTTGCGCTCGCGGTGATTCTTTCCATCCCATTTTCGTATTTGCTGTCAACCATCGTCAGCCTCGCAATTTTCCAATCGGCAATTGACGTGGTCTTCACGTATCAAGGTTATGTCATCTGGCTCGCGCTGGTGTTGGCGCTCTCGACCCTCGCAAGCGTCATCCCTGCCCGCAACGCGGCGCGGCTGACGATCCGCGAGGTGTTGGCGTATGAATGAGGTAAACACGTAAACAGGTAGACAAGGAAACAGGTAAACACGGTGGTCGAGTAGCCCTGAGCGCGCTGAGCGGAGCGCTAGCGAAGACGAAGCGTCGAAGGGCGTACCGAGACCACAAGTATTCATGAAATATAAAGTTTGAATCTAGCCTGCTGGTTTCGATACGGGCTTCGCCCTACTCAACCAGCGAATTTATTATGGAAACAGAAAGAAGGATGCAATGAAAAACAAAACGAAAATTTTTATGATGATCTCCCTCATCGCCGCTTTGATCCTGACCGCCTGCGCGAATCAGGCGACGGGGACGCCTGCTCCTGCTTCGGAGAGCGTCGCGGCGTCTGAGGGCGTGATCGCCGAAGGGCGGCTCGAACCCGTCCACGCGGCGAACCTGACGTTTCGAGCAGTTGGCATCGTGGAATCGGTCAACGTGATGATCGGCGATTCGGTGAAAAGAGGCGATGAGTTGGCGCGTCTCTCGAATGCCAGCGTCGCGGAAGCGCAATTCCGCGCCGCGAATCTCGAGCTGGTCGGCGCGCAACAAGCGTTGGACTCGTTGAACCGCAACGGCTCTGCAAATCTCGCCGCCACATGGACGGCTTACATGAACGCGCAGGAAGTCCGCGAGACAGCCGAGCGCGAGTGGGAAGATTTGAACGTTGACTCCATCGAAGACCGCATCGAAGACGCGAGAGCCGACGTGGAAGATCGCAACGCCGATCTGCAGGACGCGAAGGACGAGTTTGGTAAGTACAAAGATTTGGATAAAGACAATTCCAAGCGCGTGACTGCCGAAGACGCGCTCGAAACCGCGCGGGAGGATTACAACGAAGCGATTCGCAATCTGGATGAGATCACGCGTGAGCGCGATACCGTCCGCGCCGCGTTGGATGCCGCGCTTGGGACCGAAGCCGAAGCGAAATATCAATACGAAACTTCCGCCAGCGGAGTTAACGAAGATCAACTTGCCTTGGCAACCGCTCGTTTGGAGAACGCGCAGGCGCAAGTGACAGCGGCGCAGGCGAATCTTTCCAATTATGTTCTCACCGCGCCGTTCGATGGAGTCGTCGCTGAGGTGGCAGTCAAAGCGGGCGAGCAGGTTTCCCCTGAGACTCGAATCGTGAGCGTGGCGGATACGTCCGCGTGGGTGATCGAGACGACCGACGTGACCGAACTCGAAGTGGTGAAATTGTCCGTTGGGCAAAATGTCACGTTCACTGCCGATGCGTTGCCTGATGTGACGATGAATGGCGTTGTCACAGAGATCAGCGGTTCGTCCGTGTTGCAAGGCGGTGACGTGATCTACACTGTGCGAATCGCGGCGCATGATGTTGATCCGCGCCTGAAGTGGGGGATGACAGTGGAAGTTACGTTCGAGCCATCGGAATAATTTCATTAGCCACAGAGAACACGGAGACCTTTGAGAAAATCTCAGAATCTCTGCGCGCTCTGTGGCTAGGTTTGTCATTTCCTGTCGGGCGGCTCATTGGGTCGCCCGTTTTATTTGCTATAATCCCTCCATGCCGAAACAACGCCCTCTCGACCCCGAATCGAAACCCGACGACCGCGTGGACAACGCGCTTCGGCCGCAACAACTTGCCGACCTCATCGGTCAGGATCAAGTGAAAGAGAATCTTTCGATCCTCATTGATGCGGCGAAACATCGCGGCGAGGCGTTGGATCATGTGTTGTTTTACGGTCCGCCTGGTTTGGGCAAGACCACGCTCGCGCATGTGTTGGGCAACGAGATGGGCGTCAACGTCAAGGTCACGGCGGGTCCCGCCATCGAACGCGCGGGCGATCTCGCCGCCATCCTCACCAACCTCCGCGCGGGCGATGTCATTTTTATTGATGAAATTCATCGCCTCGGACGCGCGGTGGAGGAAGTGCTCTACCCCGCGATGGAAGATTTCTCGTTGGACATCGTCATCGGCAAGGGACCCTCGGCTCGTTCTCTGCGCCTCAAACTGCCTCGCTTTACTGTCGTCGGCGCGACAACCCGACTGGCTCTCGTCACCGCGCCGTTGCGCGCGAGATTCGGCGCGGTCTATCGTTTGGATTATTACGACATCGAAGCCATGCGTCAAATTGTCGCGCGCGCCGCAGGGATGCTCAAAGTCTCCGCTGACGAATCAGGCATAAGGGAAGTGGCGAAGCGGGCGCGTGGGACTCCGCGTATCGCGTTGCGACTCCTGCGCCGCGTCCGCGACTTTGCCCAAGTCCGCGCAGATGGGACGATCACGCAATCCGTCGCGAAAGAAGCGTTGGACTTGTTGCAAGTGGACCCGCTCGGGCTCGACGATGTGGACCGCCGCGTCCTGCGGACGATCATCGAAAAATACAACGGCGGACCCGTCGGCTTGAACACCATCGCCGCGTCCATCAGCGAGGAACAGGACACGATCATGGACGTGGTCGAGCCATATCTTTTGCAACTCGGATTTTTAGACCGCACGCCGCAGGGACGCGTCGCGACAAAGTCCGCGTATGAGCATTTGGGGTTGGATTATGTGGAAGAGGGTCAGCCGAGGTTGTTGTAGGGGCGGGGTTTTCCCGCCCAGTTGTATAATGGCGTTGTATCGGAGGTTCGCATGGTCGTTACGAAGATCACTCAAAAATATACGTTGAGCATTCCCGATGAATATCGAAAAGCGTTACCTGCGGGGCAGGAGGTGGCGATCACGATTGATAAATTGGGACGCATGGTCGTCACTCCCATCGAGAAGATTCGCGAAGCGCTGGCTGAAAGTTTTGGGATGTGGGCGGATCGAACTGACATTTCCGCCGACTCGCTTAGGTATGTGCGTGAAATTCGCAAAGGATATCGTTTAGATTCGACGCGGACCGACTCGGATGAAACTGATTGACACCGATATTGCCATTGACCATTTTCATGGTCATCGCCAAACGTTCGAGTATTTCACCCAAACATTGGCAGACGGTGAAATTCTAGCCATGTCGGTGGTGAGCCTGACGGAGATTCTGGCGGGGATGCGCCCTGGTGAACAAGAGCGAACCGAGAAATTATTTAACCTGTTTCTCGTTATTGATGTGGACGAAGCAATTGCTCGTAAAGCGGGAGAGTACTTAAATCAACACAGAGCTGTGCGCAAGATGGAATTGGCAGATGCCCTGATCGCGGCAACCGCATTTGTTACGGGCGCTGAGGTGGTGACAAGAAATGTGAAGCATTATCCAATGGGGGACGTGCAGATCGCATCGCCGTATGAACGCGGAAGTTAGAGGCATGGATTCCGTTGCCCGCTACTTGATGCTCGGCGGAATTATCCTCTTCCTTATCGGCGGAGGCGCCTACCTCGCCGCGAAATTCGGCTTGCCGCTGGGACGGTTGCCGGGTGACATTCGCATCGAAGGCGAGAACGGCTCGTTCTATTTTCCGATTGCATCTTCGATTTTGGTGTCGGTGGTGTTGACCATTGTCCTCAATTTAATCTCTCGCTTTATACAAAAATAATATTGCAAACCTCCCCAAATCCTCCTTCGTGCGCTCGGTGTATAATTACCGCATAACGAAAGGCTATTTACTATGGCAACTCCACGCTTGGTTACTCCTGCTGGAAAAACAATAGAGCTCTCTCCAGAAACCTACAGGCAAATCCAAAAGATTTTGCGCGCTAAGAAACCTGCAATGTCGAAGGCGCAGCGTCTTCGACATATCGAAGCGACATATGGAAAATACGCGGGGAAGAAATCCCTGACACAGGCGCTGCTCAGAGAGCGAAAAGAGGAATTGGCGCGTGAAGAAGCCAAGATCAAGCGATTCCGATCATAAAGATGGCGCAATTTTTTGTGTTGGACGCATTCGCCTTGGTCGCTCATTTTGAGGCTGAGCTCAGTGGAGAAAAAGTAACTCAGCTATTAAAAGATGCGGGAGATGGGGAAATAAGTCTTGCAATGAGCATGATGAATGTTGGAGAGTTGGTTTATATCGTCAGCCGTGAGCAGGGAATCGATAAAGCCAAAACTGTATTAGCAGATTTGCAAGCCTTCCCGATTGCTTTCTATGATGCAACCGAAGAAAGAATCCTTGCCGCGGCATGGCTAAAAGCGAAATACCCAATTTCCTATGCCGATGCTTTTGCCGCGTCTCTAGCTATTGAATTAAATGCCTCTTTGGTTACAGGTGATTCTGAATTCAAAACGTTCAAAGAAAAACTCTCTTTGTTCTGGCTTGATCAGTAAGCGTTTGGATGCAGGGACATAGATCATTCAAACGAAATGCAAACCTCCGACTTCGACTACAACCTCCCCGAATCTTCTATCGCGCAGACGCCTGCTGAGCCGCGCGATTCGTCGCGCTTGTTGGTGTTGCATCGTGAGAGTGCAAAATTGGAGCATCGCATCTTCCGCGATGTGACGGATTACCTCAACGCGGGGGATCTGCTGGTGTTGAATCATACGCGCGTCATCCCTGCGC from the Candidatus Defluviilinea gracilis genome contains:
- a CDS encoding type II toxin-antitoxin system VapC family toxin, with the protein product MKLIDTDIAIDHFHGHRQTFEYFTQTLADGEILAMSVVSLTEILAGMRPGEQERTEKLFNLFLVIDVDEAIARKAGEYLNQHRAVRKMELADALIAATAFVTGAEVVTRNVKHYPMGDVQIASPYERGS
- a CDS encoding DUF2905 domain-containing protein, with product MDSVARYLMLGGIILFLIGGGAYLAAKFGLPLGRLPGDIRIEGENGSFYFPIASSILVSVVLTIVLNLISRFIQK
- a CDS encoding AbrB/MazE/SpoVT family DNA-binding domain-containing protein; the protein is MVVTKITQKYTLSIPDEYRKALPAGQEVAITIDKLGRMVVTPIEKIREALAESFGMWADRTDISADSLRYVREIRKGYRLDSTRTDSDETD
- a CDS encoding type II toxin-antitoxin system VapC family toxin, with translation MAQFFVLDAFALVAHFEAELSGEKVTQLLKDAGDGEISLAMSMMNVGELVYIVSREQGIDKAKTVLADLQAFPIAFYDATEERILAAAWLKAKYPISYADAFAASLAIELNASLVTGDSEFKTFKEKLSLFWLDQ